GTTCGTAACTGTTCTTTTGGTAGAGGCAACGGTCGGGTTTCCTCAGGATGGAATCGTAGGTGTGTTAGCCGGCAGTGTTTCGTTTAATCTATTTCTCCTCGGTGCGAGCAAGTTCCTTTTGCAGCATCTCTGACTTGGAAAATCCATCCAGGCACACCAAATGTGCACACAACAACAGAACAGTTAGATGAATAGCCTCCCTCAAACCAGTACATGCCAGCCGACGACAAGCTGGGTGGCGTCTTGCTCGAGAGCCGGCAGAACGCGATCCTGTTCTGGGCCCTCGTCGGCGTCCTTGCCGTCCTCGCCGTCGAACGGCTCGTCGGCGCCGGCGACGTGCGAACGGCCGCACTCGCTATCTCACTCCTCGTGATCGCCGTCGTGCCGCCGGCCGCGTTCCGCGATCCGACAGTGACGCTCCCGTGGGAGCTGCTCGTGGTTGCCTGTCTGCCGATCCTGTGGGAGATCTTCGTCGGCGTTCCCTTCACGACCGACGTCGTCCCCTACGTCGCCGTCGCCGTCGTCGCGCTGTTGATCGCCGTCGAACTCCACGCGTTCACGCCGGTGCGGATGAACCACACCTTCGCCATCGTCCTCGTAACGCTGACGACGATGGCCGCCGCCGCGGTCTACAACGTCGCCCAGTGGCTCTCCGACGTCGTTCTCGGAACCACATTCCTCCTCGACGGTCGCCACCCCGACGTCCTGAACGCCGTCGTGATGATCGAGTTCGCCTACGCGACCGGCGCGGGGCTGCTCGCTGGCGTCGCGTTCGCCTTCTTCTTCGAGCGGCGGGTGCCGCCCGCGAGCGAGCGGACGTACGTGCCGCCGCGACCGCTCCCCGAGGAACAGGCGGAGAGCCGGGAACCCGGGGGGAAGCCGCTCGACGAACGGCTCCGCCTCTCGAGGCGCACCCAGCGGCGGCTCACTCGCGGAATGCAGGTCGTCCTCGTCGGCGTCCTGTTCTACGGCCTCTTCAGCCTCCACCTCCCGACGATCGCCAACGCCGCCGTCGCGCTCGTGATCACGTTCGTCCCCGCGATCTTAGAACGCGACCTCGAGTTGTCGATGGACTCCGGGCTCGTGCTCTGGATCACGACGGCGGTGTTCCTCCACGCGCTCGGCTCGGCGTGGCTGTACGACGCGATCGCCCCCTGGGACCACGTCACCCACGCCCTCTCGGCGTCGGTCGTCGCCGCCGCCGGCTACGCCTTCTTCCGCGCGGTCCACCTCCACACCGACCACGTCTACATTCCGCCGACGTTCATGGTGGTCCTCATCCTGGTCTTCGTCCTCGCGGCGGGCGTCGTCTGGGAGCTGCTCGAGTTCGCCATCGACCAGCTCGCCATCTACGCCGGGATTCCCGCCGTCCTCGCCCAGCACGGCATCCACGACACGATCGTCGACCTCCTCTTCAACGTCGTCGGCGCGGTCGTCACGGCGATCTGGGGCACCGTCTACCTCACCGACGTCTCCGAGTCGATCTCCGAGCGACTCGAGGAGTGGACCGCCTGAGACGGACTGTCGTGAGTCGTTACCGATGCAACCGGCTGCGATCGTGCTGGTAACTCGGTGCAACGAGCCGCGACGCCACGCCCGGCCCGCTACCACTTAGGTGTCGCCGAGGCGAACCGTCCGCATGGACCTCCGCGAGCTGACCCGGCCTGACGCGAGTGCGCGGGAACGATACGACCTGCTCGCCCCCTACTACGACCGCTACGTTCAATGGTTCGAACGCGACCACGTCGAACGGCTACTCGAGGACCTCGCCCTCGAGCCGGGCGAGACGGTCCTCGACGTCGGCTGCGGGCCGGGGACGGCGCTCGTGAGTCTCGGCGAACGGGTCGGCCCCGAGGGAACCGTCGTCGGCCTCGACGTCTCCGGCGAGATGATCGAACGTGCCCGCGAGCGCCTCGAGCGACGAGGCTTCGGCGACCGGGCGATCCTGGTCCACGGCGACGCCCGCAACATGCGCCGGATCGCCGACGCGTCGGTCGACGCGATCGTGATGACGTTCACGTTCGAACTGCTCTCGAGGGCGGATCAGGAACGCGTCCTCGAGGAGTGTCGCCGGGTGCTCGCTCCCGGGGGTCGCCTGGGCGTCTGCTCGCTCGCTCGCGAGGACCATCTCACGGTGACGATCTACGAGGCACTCCACCGTCGGCTTCCTGGGGTGTTCGACTGCCGACCGATCGACCTCGAGCGCCGTCTCGAGGCCAGCGACTTCTCGATCCGGTCGACCTGGACCGACGAGCTGTACGGACTCCCAGTGACGGGTGTCGTGGTGGTCGATTCCGACTCGAGCGATTCGTTCGGATGGCCGCTCGGCTGTGATCGGGTGTAAACCGTTTCAACGACCACCATAGTGCCAGCCGCTCGAGGACGATCGGTGGGTGAACTGATTCGTCCGGGAGGGGAGCCGCGGAACGCCGGTGCAGATCGAGTCGCGAGACTGCCCGTGGTTACTCAGAAACGTACGAGACGCGGGAACTGAGATCAGCCACCTACGACGGCAGTCGTGAGGTCTCAGCAGCTCTGTTGCCACCGCCGCAGTGAGTTTCACAGCGGTGGCCTCAGCGTCCGCCCAGGCAGTTGAGACGCGAGTTCCAGCAGTTATCGACTGTTC
This portion of the Natronobeatus ordinarius genome encodes:
- a CDS encoding class I SAM-dependent methyltransferase, which translates into the protein MDLRELTRPDASARERYDLLAPYYDRYVQWFERDHVERLLEDLALEPGETVLDVGCGPGTALVSLGERVGPEGTVVGLDVSGEMIERARERLERRGFGDRAILVHGDARNMRRIADASVDAIVMTFTFELLSRADQERVLEECRRVLAPGGRLGVCSLAREDHLTVTIYEALHRRLPGVFDCRPIDLERRLEASDFSIRSTWTDELYGLPVTGVVVVDSDSSDSFGWPLGCDRV